The Chloroflexus aggregans DSM 9485 genome segment ACGCGGTGATCTGTTTGCGCGGGTGAAATTGGTGTTGCCTGAGCCATTGAGTGATGCGGAATTGAATACGTTGCGCGAATTGGTGCGAAACCGCAGAACGGTTGGGCGGTAGGCTTACGGCTGTAAGCCGCTTTGTAATGATAACGAAGAGGTTCGCTATGTCGGAACGAACCGGTCGCGGTCGGGGCATTGTGTTGTTCATCGAACTGTTTTTGCTGCTGGTCATTGCCGGTGCGTTCGTATGGACAGCTTTGGTGAATGATCGTCGGGAAACCGTGGCGGTTACGCCATCGCCAACACCGGTAACGTTAACCATGCCTACGATCATTCCAATGACCGCGACCGATCTGGAAGCGCAGATCGCCGCCGTCTATCGTGAGGCTGGGCCGAGTGTGGTAAATATCACCAGTCGCTCGATCAGCTACGACTTTTTCTTTAATCCGGTGCCCCGCCAGGGTAGTGGCTCGGGCTTTTTCTACGATACCGCAGGCCATATTGTCACCAACTATCACGTGGTGGCCGATGCCGACGAATTGCAAGTAACGCTCGCCGATGGGCGTACTGTGTCGGCCAAGATTGTTGGCAGTGACCCATCGAACGATCTGGCCGTGATTAAGGTTGATTTACCGGCCGATGAAATTCGGCCACTGCCGATCGGTGATTCGACGCAGGTCTACGTCGGCCAATTTGTGCTCGCCATCGGTAATCCGTTTGGTCTTGAACGTACCCTCACTTTTGGGATTATCAGTGCGCTTGGACGGGTCATCGAGAGTCCGAACCAGCGCTTCATCGGCGAGGTGATTCAGTCTGATGTGGCGATCAATCCCGGCAACTCTGGCGGGCCGCTGCTCGATTTGTCAGGACGGGTGATTGGGGTCAATTCAGCCATTCTCAGTCCCAGTGGGGCCAATGCCGGCATCGGTTTTGCTATCTCGGCGCGAACGGTGCAGCGCGTAGTACCGGTGTTGATCCGGGAAGGGCGCTATCCGCATCCATCGTTGGGAGTGCGCCTAATCGAACTGACGCCGCAACGTGCTGCTCTGTTTGAGCGGGCCGGTATGAATTTGCCGACCAAGCAGGGTCTGCTTATTGCCGAGCTGATCGAGGGTGGCCCGGCGGCTCGAGCCGGTTTGCGAGGCCCGCAGCAGGTCGTGCGGGTCGGAAACTGGATTTTGCCGGTTGGTGGCGATATTATCGTGGCAATCAATGGCCGCTCGATTACGAGCAGCCAAGAGCTGTTGGTCTATCTCGAAACCGAAACCCAAGTGGGTGAAACGGTGCAAGTAACCGTTATCCGGGATGGTCGCGAGCGGATTATCCCGGTGACGTTAGCCGAATTGTCGTCGTAAACCCACAAGGAGACGACGCCTATGTTAGTGCGACGGATGAGTTTAGAGGAATTGGCACGTGTTACCGGTTTGCCGGTGCCGGTGTTGCAATATTTGACCGATCTGGGGTACATCCATCCTTTTCCCCAGTTGCCGGCGGCTGAATTTGATGAACTACGCCGGATTAGGCGCTTGATCGACGATCTCGGTGTAGCGACCGATACCGTTGATCTGATCTTACATATGCGCCGGCGCATGCTGGCGATGCAGCGTGAAATCGCTCGACTGCGCGCCGAATTGGCGTACCGACGAGCTTTTGATGGCGTGACGACATGGGTTGACGCTGATTGGTATGAATGATAAGGAGGTGGAGCTATGCCGGTCTATTCGATCGATTTTCGCCCGTTTGATTATCTCACCGCCGAATTGTCGGCGTTATGGTGGTTTTATTTGTCGCAGGGTCTGGCGCTCATTGCGCTTGGTGTGGCTGTGATCGTTTGGCCTGAGCTGTTGGCCTATTTAGCAGCGATTTTCTTCATTGCCATTGGAGTAGTCTTACTCGTACTCGGTTGGCGTGTGCGGCAGGTTAAACGCCGTTATGAACTCTTTAAACAATCGTTTCTCCTCGAACCGTAAAGCAAAGGAATTGAACAATGAGCGATGCTTCATACATTCGTATTTTACGCAGCCGGTGGCCGTATGCTCAGTTCGATACTCGGCCGTGGTCGCCGCCGATTAACGTTTGCGAAACCGATCACGAAATGGTGCTGGTGATCGAATTGGCCGGTGTGGATCCGGCAACGTTACAGATTGAAGCATACCCAGAACTGGTCCGCATCGCCGGAGCACGCCAACTAGCGCTACCGGCAGGCCTGCGCCGCTTGCACCGTATGGAGATCGCTGCCGGCGTGTTCCAGATTGAAGTGCCGTTTGAGCAACCCATCGATCCTGAGCGCACAAGTGCCCGTTCAGTCCATGGGCTACTGGAAATCCGACTGCCGTTTGCCGGGCGTCCACGGCGGCAGGTAGTTATTCCGGTAGCAGAGGGAGAATAACCGTGAGTGAGGCGAACGCTTTCCAACGGCCGGCAACGCCAGACATTCCTGAAGTATTGCCGATTCTGCCGATCAATAATGCAGTGCTCTTCCCAGGCATGTTTTTGCCACTGGTCGTTAGTGGCGACGCATGGGTACGTCTGGTCGATGAAGCAGCACTGTCAACGAAGATGATCGGTGTGTTTCGTCGCGTGCAGGCCGGTGAGGAGTTTGAACCGTCAATGTTAGCGCCTACCGGCACGGCGGCAATGATCGTGCGCATGATGCGTTTGCCGCAGGGAGGAGTTCAACTGCTCTTGCAAGGGCAGGCGCGGATCAAGGTACAACACTGGGTGTCGATCAAGCCTTATCCCCAGGCACGGGTGAGCATCTCTCGTGATCCGCACGAAACATCACTGGAGACATCGGGCTTGGCGCGGGCTGCACTGGCCGGTTTTCAGCAAATTGTCGAGCTGAGTCCTAATCTGCCCGATGAATTAGCCATTGCCGCCGCCAATGCACCACATCCCGGTATGTTGGCCGACCTCATTGCGGCCAATCTGAACCTCAATCTCGACGACC includes the following:
- a CDS encoding MerR family transcriptional regulator; the protein is MLVRRMSLEELARVTGLPVPVLQYLTDLGYIHPFPQLPAAEFDELRRIRRLIDDLGVATDTVDLILHMRRRMLAMQREIARLRAELAYRRAFDGVTTWVDADWYE
- a CDS encoding S1C family serine protease encodes the protein MSERTGRGRGIVLFIELFLLLVIAGAFVWTALVNDRRETVAVTPSPTPVTLTMPTIIPMTATDLEAQIAAVYREAGPSVVNITSRSISYDFFFNPVPRQGSGSGFFYDTAGHIVTNYHVVADADELQVTLADGRTVSAKIVGSDPSNDLAVIKVDLPADEIRPLPIGDSTQVYVGQFVLAIGNPFGLERTLTFGIISALGRVIESPNQRFIGEVIQSDVAINPGNSGGPLLDLSGRVIGVNSAILSPSGANAGIGFAISARTVQRVVPVLIREGRYPHPSLGVRLIELTPQRAALFERAGMNLPTKQGLLIAELIEGGPAARAGLRGPQQVVRVGNWILPVGGDIIVAINGRSITSSQELLVYLETETQVGETVQVTVIRDGRERIIPVTLAELSS
- a CDS encoding Hsp20/alpha crystallin family protein, whose product is MSDASYIRILRSRWPYAQFDTRPWSPPINVCETDHEMVLVIELAGVDPATLQIEAYPELVRIAGARQLALPAGLRRLHRMEIAAGVFQIEVPFEQPIDPERTSARSVHGLLEIRLPFAGRPRRQVVIPVAEGE